One genomic segment of Aquipluma nitroreducens includes these proteins:
- a CDS encoding tyrosine-type recombinase/integrase yields the protein MENLKIPDKYRRTGLYIYCYKCKRYSNIKTGCLRKTLDCNHPPERQVYKLKVHFPGTKNMTRTHVLSTRDIKEVDNERLKFMELLKTNNYNNVVISRPETTGEDRYLLTYQMKRYFDFITNGGFYEHEDARRLTNGSINDYKRNFKYFFESIAGSINIKTIRIDQLRMEHVELFHKFIRKKTDSNKTYNNIMSSLKAFYNHLIEYEKFKIENLFDTVPVHSVFYDPQSFSAAEFLKVLSVTNREQGYDVKEKRNRFKEWLPTAFKLGAFTGLRLEELVNLKYKDITEIQGILVLQSINQKANKLIRSKDNSRIKRIPVIPELQQVLFDECHYINNKDMDEYILAPELDRNTVKGIITKGFTHFKRIAGIDENKCFKELRTTYISRHRAELGDRGLTAIISDHSNANVVDKHYTAQIEAIKKSINFRVFSSDEVCVN from the coding sequence ATGGAAAATCTAAAAATACCTGATAAATACAGAAGAACAGGATTATACATCTATTGTTATAAATGCAAACGTTATTCAAACATCAAAACTGGCTGTTTACGAAAAACATTGGATTGCAATCACCCACCAGAAAGGCAAGTGTATAAACTGAAAGTACATTTCCCCGGCACAAAGAACATGACTCGGACTCACGTATTAAGTACGCGAGATATAAAAGAGGTTGATAATGAAAGGTTAAAATTCATGGAGCTCTTGAAAACAAACAATTATAACAATGTTGTTATTTCAAGACCTGAAACAACAGGTGAGGACAGGTATCTGCTCACCTACCAAATGAAAAGGTATTTTGATTTCATTACAAATGGGGGGTTTTACGAACATGAGGATGCTCGCAGACTAACTAATGGTTCAATAAACGACTACAAGCGGAATTTCAAGTACTTTTTTGAAAGTATTGCTGGCTCAATTAATATAAAAACAATACGAATAGACCAGCTACGAATGGAACATGTTGAACTGTTTCACAAGTTCATACGAAAGAAAACCGACTCAAACAAGACATACAACAACATAATGAGCTCGCTTAAAGCATTCTACAACCATTTAATTGAATACGAGAAGTTCAAAATCGAAAATTTGTTTGATACAGTTCCTGTACACTCTGTTTTTTATGACCCACAATCGTTTTCTGCCGCTGAATTTCTTAAAGTTCTGTCGGTTACAAACCGTGAACAAGGTTACGATGTAAAAGAAAAACGTAATAGATTTAAGGAATGGCTACCAACAGCATTTAAATTAGGTGCATTTACTGGCCTTAGGCTTGAAGAACTTGTTAATTTGAAGTACAAAGATATTACTGAAATACAAGGGATATTGGTTTTGCAATCAATTAATCAAAAGGCGAACAAGCTTATCCGAAGTAAAGATAATAGCCGTATCAAAAGAATACCTGTAATTCCTGAATTGCAACAAGTGTTATTTGATGAATGCCATTATATAAACAATAAAGACATGGATGAATACATCCTTGCCCCTGAATTAGACAGAAATACTGTTAAGGGAATTATCACCAAAGGGTTCACTCATTTTAAAAGAATCGCTGGTATTGATGAAAACAAATGTTTTAAGGAATTAAGAACAACATATATTAGCAGACATCGGGCTGAACTTGGTGATAGAGGACTTACCGCAATCATTAGTGACCATAGTAACGCCAATGTGGTTGATAAACATTATACAGCTCAAATAGAAGCTATAAAAAAGAGTATTAATTTCAGGGTATTTTCAAGTGATGAAGTGTGCGTCAACTAA
- a CDS encoding M23 family metallopeptidase, which translates to MNRKEFRKKIFQMLKDHYRLIIYNDSSIQTVWSIKLTPLKVLTLGSIGAILLILFTTVIIAYTPLRENIPGYPSAKVRQQIIYNYILVDSLENEIKNRDSYFEKIKTLFQGDVPLDESSTPSSGLKTYDVKFKNSNADSIFQDKLLEEKLNLSVSNNSKKLPSISNIHFFTPLRGLITNKFDTKTEHFAVDIVGSPNSRISSVLDGTVVFAGWTMNTGYSIYIQHENNLISAYKHNAELLKEVGDKVKAGDAIAIMGNSGELTTGPHLHFELWHNGTALDPETYIDF; encoded by the coding sequence ATGAACAGAAAGGAGTTTCGGAAGAAAATATTTCAGATGCTGAAAGACCATTATCGGTTGATCATTTACAATGACTCGTCGATTCAAACGGTTTGGAGCATTAAACTTACCCCCTTAAAGGTATTGACCCTTGGAAGCATAGGAGCCATACTGCTTATTCTTTTCACAACAGTTATTATTGCTTATACTCCTTTACGCGAAAATATTCCCGGGTATCCAAGCGCCAAAGTGCGTCAGCAGATTATTTACAATTACATTTTGGTCGACTCTTTGGAAAATGAAATAAAGAATAGAGACAGCTACTTCGAGAAGATAAAAACCTTGTTTCAGGGAGATGTTCCTTTGGATGAATCTTCAACACCGTCATCTGGCTTAAAAACCTATGACGTGAAATTTAAAAATTCAAATGCCGATTCAATATTTCAGGATAAGTTATTGGAGGAAAAGCTCAACTTATCGGTTTCAAACAATTCCAAAAAGCTGCCAAGCATTTCAAATATTCATTTCTTTACACCGTTACGCGGATTAATTACCAATAAATTCGACACCAAAACAGAGCACTTTGCGGTTGATATTGTTGGAAGTCCAAACTCCCGGATATCGAGCGTTTTGGACGGAACAGTTGTTTTTGCCGGATGGACCATGAATACAGGCTATTCTATTTATATTCAACACGAGAACAATCTCATTTCGGCCTATAAACACAATGCTGAATTGCTTAAAGAGGTTGGCGATAAAGTAAAAGCCGGAGATGCGATTGCCATTATGGGGAATAGCGGCGAACTGACTACCGGCCCGCATCTTCATTTTGAACTTTGGCACAATGGAACTGCCCTTGATCCAGAAACCTATATTGATTTTTAA
- a CDS encoding aldo-keto reductase family protein — translation MKEVAEKLKMKSADTAARWCIDRNIEIMSLGNKRVVSEFDFKLSFEKPLIDVLKRKYGESWPMYYEVYKSEDVTKYYELEKDSNVMDYKSSTFNPDTFLNEIGYGKSKNT, via the coding sequence ATGAAAGAGGTTGCGGAAAAACTTAAAATGAAATCAGCAGATACGGCGGCACGTTGGTGCATTGACAGAAACATTGAAATAATGTCGTTAGGAAACAAGAGAGTGGTATCTGAATTCGATTTCAAGTTATCATTTGAAAAGCCCTTAATAGACGTACTAAAACGGAAATATGGTGAAAGTTGGCCAATGTACTATGAAGTGTATAAAAGTGAAGATGTAACAAAATATTACGAATTAGAAAAAGACTCTAATGTCATGGATTATAAGTCAAGTACTTTCAATCCTGACACATTTTTAAATGAAATCGGTTATGGAAAATCTAAAAATACCTGA
- a CDS encoding peroxiredoxin family protein, whose protein sequence is MKKIIVILLLSAICGMTNGQLLTRNANKYAQLKIIADKLNTITSYQSDCDLVITSSEQGTLHSASTLIVQKVPTDTLCGFYYYFKTDEQYKKNNNDFIAFFNNAFYLSKNNAINKYTLFDYPKRFKDTKFDNGYSPAIHRSSLYFTVTPKELSEFIDKSIIDNEKIIEQKPDTLIGGKNCIKYVIKASKLAYLLSTELCFEKEQLFPLYYRHKLISGMSSQSVIATFSNTKVDFQLPASYFSEESLFGRKLEKNTKEIKYKQLKIGEVAPDWELPILGKMIKLSSKELLGKYIMLEFTGTWCPHCWDAVKMMNRLENEFNGNNKLSILSVFSTDIDNEEKITKFANEQKIKSTILHSAKTVGDKYYVVGYPSFFIIDPTGKLVLTIAGYSQDIENEIANYLKDNLK, encoded by the coding sequence ATGAAGAAGATAATCGTAATTTTATTATTATCAGCCATTTGTGGAATGACAAACGGACAGTTACTGACGAGAAATGCCAATAAGTATGCGCAACTAAAAATTATTGCAGACAAATTGAATACTATTACCAGCTATCAGTCTGATTGCGATCTCGTTATAACAAGCTCCGAGCAGGGTACGTTGCATTCTGCATCAACTCTCATTGTCCAAAAAGTGCCAACTGATACGCTGTGCGGTTTTTACTACTATTTCAAAACAGATGAACAATACAAGAAAAACAATAATGACTTTATTGCCTTTTTCAATAATGCTTTTTACTTATCAAAGAATAACGCAATAAACAAATACACTCTGTTTGATTACCCCAAGAGATTCAAAGACACTAAGTTTGATAATGGTTATTCTCCTGCAATTCATCGTTCTTCTTTATATTTTACTGTTACTCCGAAAGAATTGAGTGAGTTTATAGATAAATCAATAATCGACAATGAAAAAATAATTGAACAGAAACCTGACACTTTAATTGGTGGAAAGAATTGCATAAAGTATGTTATCAAAGCTAGTAAATTAGCTTATTTACTTAGTACTGAACTTTGTTTTGAGAAAGAGCAACTTTTTCCACTCTATTATAGACATAAATTAATTAGTGGGATGAGTTCTCAATCCGTTATCGCTACATTTTCAAATACAAAAGTTGATTTTCAATTACCTGCAAGTTATTTCAGTGAAGAAAGTTTATTTGGGAGAAAACTGGAGAAAAACACTAAAGAGATCAAATACAAACAGTTGAAGATTGGAGAGGTTGCTCCTGACTGGGAATTGCCCATATTGGGGAAAATGATCAAACTTTCGAGTAAAGAGTTGCTTGGCAAATATATCATGCTCGAATTTACTGGAACATGGTGTCCTCATTGTTGGGACGCCGTAAAAATGATGAACAGGCTGGAAAATGAATTTAATGGGAATAATAAGCTTTCAATTCTATCTGTTTTCAGCACCGACATTGACAATGAAGAAAAGATAACGAAATTTGCTAATGAGCAAAAAATTAAATCAACCATTTTACATTCAGCTAAAACTGTTGGCGACAAATACTATGTGGTTGGTTATCCGTCTTTTTTCATTATCGATCCAACAGGAAAACTTGTGTTAACAATAGCTGGGTATAGTCAAGACATAGAAAATGAAATCGCTAATTATTTGAAGGATAATCTAAAATGA
- a CDS encoding AAA family ATPase produces the protein MRQSIKLTNRFGMSQMEAIERGKVNRLRLKQLVKNISLVKEGDRYPHLYFFSPPGLGKTYTVLNYLKDSKIRYIQVSGNVSMFAFGIQLAVINYLNPERENIVIFVDDCDEILKNEPNCNTMKNVLDGSKVFTYEKSLTSQFNNLSAIQQAAITHFQEEGKMGFSVPTDNLIFVFTSNFKLPVDDEVQLAREKGLAKSVLLSHRNAIRSRCRVADFDIGWAEQWGWIADVVLNTSCLAPYQLTSMETQIILDFLWYNWEFLTERSIRLVEKMANTMKEYPENFKLLWEIDYLKN, from the coding sequence ATGAGACAGTCAATTAAATTAACCAATCGGTTCGGGATGAGCCAGATGGAAGCCATTGAAAGAGGCAAGGTAAACCGTTTAAGGTTAAAACAGCTGGTCAAAAATATCTCCCTTGTCAAAGAGGGAGATAGGTATCCGCACCTTTATTTCTTTTCGCCACCTGGACTGGGGAAGACCTACACTGTGCTGAACTACCTGAAAGATTCAAAAATCAGGTATATTCAGGTGTCAGGTAATGTTTCCATGTTCGCTTTTGGAATCCAACTGGCGGTAATCAACTACCTGAATCCTGAACGTGAAAACATCGTGATTTTCGTTGATGACTGCGATGAAATCCTGAAGAATGAACCTAACTGCAACACCATGAAAAACGTGCTGGACGGTAGTAAGGTCTTTACCTATGAAAAGTCTTTAACCAGCCAGTTTAATAACCTTTCCGCCATTCAACAGGCGGCCATCACACACTTTCAGGAAGAAGGTAAAATGGGATTTTCAGTTCCAACGGACAACCTAATCTTTGTATTTACTTCAAACTTTAAATTACCTGTGGATGATGAAGTTCAGTTGGCAAGGGAAAAAGGATTGGCCAAGTCAGTTTTGCTAAGTCATCGCAATGCCATTCGTTCCCGGTGTCGGGTTGCTGACTTTGATATAGGCTGGGCTGAACAATGGGGCTGGATTGCTGATGTGGTGCTCAATACATCGTGCCTTGCACCATATCAACTAACATCTATGGAAACACAGATTATACTTGATTTTCTTTGGTATAACTGGGAGTTCCTAACCGAAAGGTCTATCCGTTTGGTGGAAAAGATGGCCAATACGATGAAAGAATACCCTGAAAACTTCAAGCTATTGTGGGAAATTGACTACCTGAAAAACTAA
- a CDS encoding radical SAM protein — MKNNNTVKRENKNEHSTKKTLVETSTNGVKKEKLVAGTGEWASQNANFINGCAHDCKYCYAKSMAVRFKRKTVDSWKIEEVNSARLQTKLKKKDGYTMFPSSHDISPENLSYSLEFMKRLLENGHHILVVTKPHLSVIESICESFDCYKDKILFRFTIGSSDSETLNFWEPYAPSFEERLASLKHAHLLGFHTSVSCEPALDINTLKLVNILLPYVTDAIWIGLPNRLKGILKVNGATDFATSVRAEELIAGQSLEWVKDLYGKLKRNPRVKWKDSIKKIVNIERSTRKGLDA, encoded by the coding sequence ATGAAAAATAACAATACAGTGAAAAGAGAAAATAAAAATGAGCATTCAACAAAGAAAACATTGGTTGAAACTTCTACAAATGGCGTAAAGAAAGAAAAACTTGTTGCAGGAACGGGAGAATGGGCATCACAGAACGCCAATTTCATTAATGGATGTGCTCATGATTGTAAATACTGTTACGCCAAATCCATGGCCGTTCGATTCAAACGGAAAACAGTCGATAGCTGGAAAATTGAAGAGGTAAATTCAGCAAGACTTCAGACGAAGCTAAAAAAGAAAGACGGATATACGATGTTTCCATCTAGCCATGATATTTCGCCGGAGAATCTTAGTTATTCACTTGAATTTATGAAACGGTTACTCGAAAATGGTCATCATATTTTGGTTGTTACCAAACCTCATTTGTCTGTGATTGAGTCAATTTGTGAAAGTTTTGATTGTTATAAAGACAAGATTCTGTTCCGATTTACCATTGGTTCCAGTGATTCTGAAACATTGAATTTTTGGGAGCCGTATGCTCCATCTTTTGAAGAACGCTTAGCTTCGTTAAAACATGCACATTTATTGGGTTTTCATACAAGTGTATCATGTGAACCTGCCTTGGATATAAATACCCTTAAATTAGTTAATATCCTTTTGCCTTACGTAACAGACGCTATTTGGATAGGGTTACCGAATCGTTTAAAAGGTATTTTAAAGGTAAATGGTGCAACTGATTTCGCTACATCAGTTCGAGCAGAAGAACTAATTGCTGGTCAGTCTTTGGAATGGGTAAAAGACCTGTATGGTAAATTGAAAAGAAATCCTCGCGTCAAATGGAAAGACAGTATAAAGAAAATTGTAAATATTGAAAGATCAACACGAAAGGGACTTGATGCTTAG
- a CDS encoding helix-turn-helix domain-containing protein, with amino-acid sequence MNVIGKKICEVRKLKGLTQEELAELSKVNIRTIQRVENDENIHRGKTLSSICEVLEIDQEDLQKVENEEKKKSYLNKVIEGIFLVILNIVIISIYGYVTLAHNANLNSRFGGILLSFFVPYFIVSVTRSMSGLERILKFGSGHFFYFILISVSLGFIRGFISGLFPCLGISLAVLYYAGKLLGTLDQKNN; translated from the coding sequence ATGAATGTTATTGGCAAAAAGATTTGCGAAGTAAGAAAACTAAAAGGACTGACTCAGGAAGAGCTGGCAGAACTTTCCAAAGTCAATATAAGGACAATTCAACGGGTAGAAAACGATGAAAATATACATCGTGGGAAGACGCTGAGCTCGATATGTGAAGTTCTTGAAATAGATCAGGAAGACCTTCAGAAAGTAGAAAATGAGGAGAAAAAGAAGAGTTATCTGAATAAAGTTATTGAAGGTATTTTTCTTGTTATCCTGAATATAGTGATTATTTCCATTTACGGGTACGTCACGCTGGCTCATAATGCCAACCTGAACAGCAGATTTGGGGGGATTTTATTAAGTTTTTTTGTTCCATATTTTATTGTTTCGGTTACAAGATCAATGAGTGGGCTTGAACGAATCCTGAAGTTCGGTAGCGGGCATTTCTTTTATTTCATTTTGATTTCTGTGAGTCTAGGTTTTATAAGAGGATTTATTTCGGGGTTATTTCCCTGTTTGGGGATTTCATTAGCGGTATTATACTATGCAGGTAAGTTGCTAGGAACCCTTGACCAGAAAAACAATTGA
- a CDS encoding peroxiredoxin family protein, whose translation MMMKLKPTFLLFLLGILFCSCTDSDREILLKTNKKLQELTTVQYKAAFKNYNPMTGELGKSDSAIALYDFKSNDTIIGAQYLFAKKSIDIGFNGLSSFFTNKEKKQLVYNTVKSPDDLFGMPFNMFSIQQLRNLMPQMLSDTSVQFKRLSDIFINGTACYKFDILMRGKGIDMNGKIVQRKNSNRSYSIMIGKKDYLPRQFISYFEEDSPAWIISYNNLDLSPAINDSLFNYSLRNPDYKKYTQDEYKIVSTNGNILKDNSYKGKIALNWTLPSMAGDLVTLSQIDANLVMLEFWFPYCTGCVAATRDINEIQKKYKDMGLRVFGVEFTKPDSTKLTDYISKMKIEYPILYAAKKVASDYGVSSGPTIFIINKAGKFVYSRTGFIKKEVINAIESNTK comes from the coding sequence ATGATGATGAAATTAAAACCAACTTTTTTGCTTTTTCTATTAGGCATTTTGTTCTGTAGTTGCACTGATTCAGACCGAGAAATACTTTTAAAGACCAATAAAAAGTTGCAAGAACTAACAACCGTTCAATATAAGGCTGCCTTTAAAAATTATAATCCAATGACAGGTGAATTAGGGAAGAGCGATTCTGCCATTGCACTATACGATTTTAAAAGTAATGATACAATCATTGGTGCACAATACCTTTTTGCAAAAAAATCCATCGATATTGGATTTAATGGATTGAGTTCTTTTTTTACGAATAAGGAAAAGAAACAACTGGTTTATAATACTGTTAAATCGCCGGATGATTTGTTCGGAATGCCTTTTAATATGTTCTCAATTCAACAATTACGAAATCTAATGCCTCAAATGCTAAGTGACACATCTGTACAATTCAAACGACTTTCAGATATATTTATCAATGGTACTGCCTGCTATAAGTTCGATATATTAATGCGTGGAAAAGGTATTGATATGAATGGAAAGATTGTTCAACGGAAAAATTCTAACAGAAGTTATTCCATAATGATTGGTAAGAAGGATTATCTGCCAAGGCAGTTCATTAGCTATTTTGAAGAGGATTCGCCTGCTTGGATTATTTCCTATAATAACTTGGATTTATCGCCAGCTATAAATGATTCTCTTTTCAATTATTCTTTGCGTAACCCTGATTACAAAAAATACACACAGGACGAATACAAAATTGTTTCTACGAACGGAAATATTCTGAAAGACAATTCTTATAAAGGAAAAATTGCACTTAATTGGACATTACCATCAATGGCTGGTGATTTGGTGACTCTTTCCCAAATAGATGCCAATTTAGTAATGCTGGAATTTTGGTTTCCATATTGCACTGGTTGTGTTGCTGCAACACGTGATATAAATGAAATTCAAAAAAAATATAAGGACATGGGATTGCGGGTATTTGGAGTAGAATTTACAAAGCCTGATAGCACAAAACTGACTGATTACATTTCTAAGATGAAAATTGAGTATCCAATACTCTATGCAGCAAAAAAAGTGGCGTCAGATTATGGAGTTTCATCTGGGCCTACTATTTTTATAATTAATAAAGCAGGAAAATTTGTTTACTCCAGAACCGGATTTATAAAAAAAGAAGTTATTAATGCAATTGAGTCAAATACTAAATAA
- a CDS encoding 1-deoxy-D-xylulose-5-phosphate reductoisomerase encodes MKKRIAILGSTGSIGTQTLEVISQNPDHFEVEVLTANNNISLLIDQARKFQPNVVVISNSCHYDQLAEALKNEPIKVYAGREALQQVVEMDTIDLVVTAMVGYSGLIPTCNAIKAGKHIALANKETMVVAGEIINQLAIEHKVNIYPVDSEHSAIFQCLVGEFNNEVEKIYLTASGGPFRGFSLEQLANVTKADALKHPNWDMGAKITIDSASMMNKGFEVIEAKWLFGLKPEQIDVVVHPQSIIHSLVQFRDGSMKAQMGLPDMKLPIQYALNFPDRLPSTFKRFSFLDYPKLTFEQPNTKNFRNLALAFEALNLGGNMPCILNAANEVVVQAFLNDKISFLQMPEIIEQAMEQATYLKNPNLEDYVQSDKEVRIKTSALVKSRTKQKI; translated from the coding sequence ATGAAGAAACGTATTGCCATTTTGGGGTCGACCGGATCAATCGGGACACAAACATTGGAAGTGATATCACAAAACCCCGATCATTTTGAGGTTGAGGTTCTGACTGCCAACAACAACATCAGTTTATTGATCGATCAGGCCAGAAAATTCCAGCCGAATGTGGTCGTGATTTCGAATTCGTGCCACTACGACCAATTAGCAGAAGCTCTAAAAAACGAACCCATTAAAGTTTACGCCGGCCGAGAAGCTTTGCAGCAAGTAGTTGAGATGGACACCATTGATTTGGTGGTTACTGCAATGGTCGGCTATTCCGGACTGATACCAACTTGCAACGCCATCAAAGCTGGCAAGCACATTGCACTGGCTAATAAGGAAACAATGGTTGTGGCAGGCGAAATCATCAATCAGCTTGCCATTGAACACAAAGTGAATATTTATCCGGTCGATTCGGAACACTCTGCGATTTTTCAATGCCTGGTCGGAGAATTCAACAACGAAGTTGAAAAAATATACCTTACTGCTTCCGGAGGCCCTTTCAGAGGATTTTCGCTAGAACAATTGGCAAATGTGACCAAGGCAGATGCACTGAAACACCCCAATTGGGACATGGGCGCCAAAATTACTATCGACTCCGCTTCGATGATGAATAAAGGATTCGAGGTGATCGAAGCAAAATGGCTTTTCGGATTAAAGCCGGAACAAATAGATGTTGTGGTGCATCCGCAGAGCATCATTCATTCCTTGGTTCAGTTTCGCGATGGATCAATGAAAGCGCAAATGGGACTGCCCGATATGAAATTGCCGATTCAGTACGCACTTAATTTCCCTGATCGGTTACCTTCAACATTCAAACGATTCAGCTTTTTAGATTACCCCAAACTAACATTTGAACAGCCAAATACAAAAAATTTTCGTAACCTTGCACTCGCTTTTGAAGCGCTGAATCTTGGTGGAAATATGCCTTGTATTCTAAACGCAGCAAACGAGGTGGTGGTACAGGCTTTTCTGAACGATAAAATCAGTTTTCTTCAGATGCCCGAAATTATTGAACAGGCCATGGAACAGGCCACTTATCTAAAAAATCCGAATCTGGAAGACTATGTCCAATCAGATAAAGAAGTCAGGATAAAGACATCAGCCTTAGTGAAAAGCAGGACAAAACAAAAGATTTAA
- a CDS encoding DNA methyltransferase, producing the protein MKNIEVKISDLKEVPEFKLFFSPQSNEDLVESYETYGQLVPIQISEDLEIINGYRMVDAIRMAGGETVIARIMDGVPTLHQRIMLNLYRKKTTEDEIREAREVFKMFPNRQGKKSEDGKPYERAKKISAALNGRCKNDVIQNKLEYVLNNDLENDVLSKGIFEKGWKVDTCYDFLKEKKIVDDEKEYGFTHKLIDGTYSVTEVNKFIDQRLSLDTKHDYTFAIPGKANFFNMDCVRLAEMATYTSKVDLVTTSIPYWDLRNYENGQVRQLGQEETKEEYAANIATIFNKLFPILKESGNVIINIGETYRDGVAQGIPFLVRDYISKNTPLIYKDTLIWSKKNPRPQGEKVKRPVNSIEYLLWFVVDPTKSKYNMLTFPIDGKKAEVTGGCKDVASNGKVSKKTKSISKDYGKIKSHLYEQEVENIIITSVGKNHDIFKISSEGHPAAMSPMLPITLTLMLSDEGDLVCDPFGGSNVVGKCALLLNRGYLGAELSKEYYHIGCEMLELGNQNYNREELDQINQMLYGSQFGDSQTDHLVLVGQVCDYPYYQLVTAA; encoded by the coding sequence ATGAAAAATATCGAAGTAAAAATTTCAGACCTCAAGGAGGTACCTGAATTCAAGTTGTTTTTTTCACCACAGTCCAATGAAGACTTGGTTGAAAGTTATGAAACCTATGGACAACTGGTTCCAATACAGATAAGTGAAGACCTCGAAATCATCAACGGTTACCGAATGGTAGATGCCATTAGGATGGCTGGTGGCGAAACAGTGATTGCCCGAATAATGGATGGCGTGCCAACCCTTCACCAGCGTATCATGCTGAACTTGTACCGAAAGAAAACCACTGAAGACGAAATCCGGGAAGCCCGTGAAGTCTTTAAAATGTTCCCCAACCGACAGGGAAAGAAAAGTGAAGACGGAAAACCCTATGAACGGGCGAAGAAAATTTCAGCGGCGTTGAATGGAAGGTGTAAAAATGATGTCATTCAGAACAAGCTTGAGTACGTCCTGAACAATGACCTTGAAAACGATGTACTTTCCAAAGGTATTTTTGAAAAAGGATGGAAAGTTGACACCTGCTACGATTTCCTGAAAGAAAAGAAAATTGTGGATGACGAAAAGGAATATGGGTTTACTCACAAGCTGATAGATGGAACCTATTCAGTCACAGAAGTCAACAAGTTCATAGACCAACGGCTGTCTTTGGATACTAAACATGATTACACCTTTGCAATTCCGGGTAAGGCCAATTTCTTTAACATGGATTGTGTAAGGTTGGCCGAAATGGCAACCTATACTAGCAAGGTCGATCTGGTTACAACTTCGATACCCTATTGGGATTTGAGAAACTACGAAAATGGTCAGGTAAGACAGCTGGGACAAGAAGAAACCAAAGAAGAGTACGCTGCCAATATTGCTACCATTTTCAACAAACTCTTTCCTATCCTGAAAGAATCCGGGAATGTCATTATCAACATTGGCGAAACGTATAGGGATGGTGTAGCTCAGGGAATACCCTTTCTGGTCAGGGATTATATCAGTAAAAATACCCCGTTAATTTATAAGGACACTCTGATCTGGTCAAAGAAGAATCCACGTCCACAGGGAGAAAAAGTAAAACGTCCGGTCAACTCCATTGAATATCTGCTTTGGTTTGTGGTTGATCCTACCAAGTCAAAATACAATATGCTGACCTTTCCAATTGACGGAAAGAAAGCTGAAGTGACAGGCGGATGCAAAGATGTTGCGAGCAACGGTAAGGTATCTAAGAAAACCAAGTCCATTTCTAAAGATTATGGGAAGATTAAATCCCATCTATACGAACAGGAAGTCGAGAATATCATCATTACCAGCGTGGGTAAAAATCATGATATTTTCAAAATCAGTTCGGAAGGTCATCCGGCAGCAATGAGTCCGATGCTGCCAATTACCCTAACCCTGATGCTCAGCGATGAAGGTGATCTTGTATGTGATCCGTTTGGTGGTTCTAATGTGGTTGGTAAATGTGCATTACTGTTGAACCGTGGCTATCTGGGAGCTGAACTATCCAAAGAATACTACCATATTGGTTGTGAAATGCTTGAGTTGGGCAACCAAAACTACAACAGGGAAGAACTTGATCAAATCAATCAAATGTTATATGGTAGTCAGTTTGGTGATAGCCAAACCGACCACTTGGTTCTTGTAGGTCAAGTATGTGATTACCCATATTATCAACTTGTTACTGCTGCTTAG